In Procambarus clarkii isolate CNS0578487 chromosome 36, FALCON_Pclarkii_2.0, whole genome shotgun sequence, one DNA window encodes the following:
- the LOC138371677 gene encoding uncharacterized protein has translation MEKVQAFVDKGKREDLEGCTKDKSQQIGVKCGIKVKASKVAGMKDEILRQLRAKIEAAVPTGKLKLELQMKNAAEKEKTRIRELELEQEKEKEKTRLEVEKEKTRVRELELEWEKEKHKTQVERERDNKTNGDGSK, from the exons ATggagaaggtgcaagcgtttgtagaCAAAGGAAAgcgtgaggacttggaaggttgcaccaagGACAAGTCGCAGCAGATAGGGGTGAAATGTGGCATCAAGGTGAAGGCATCTAAAGTGGCTggaatgaaggatgagatccttagacagttgagagctaagattgaagcg GCAGTTCCAACTGGAAAGTTGAAGTTAGAACTTCAGATGAAAAATGCAGCAGAGAAAGAGAAAACAAGAatcagagaactggagttggaacaggagaaagaaaaagagaaaaccagacttgaggtagaaaaagagaaaaccagggtaagagaactggagttggaatgggagaaagaaaaacacaaaacccaAGTCGAAAGAGAAAGAGACAACAAAACAAATGGAGATGGAAGCAAATAA